In a single window of the Xylanimonas protaetiae genome:
- a CDS encoding regulatory protein RecX, with protein sequence MDAASGSPGGSGATPGDPWGEEGGRGAGKRRGRPRGRPGGAGERRPRERATRKTVAERIEAGELTSDDAVDLARETVLRILTAAPKSRHELEQSLARKGYPEHVVAPVLDRLDEVGLVDDAEYAQMVVRTRHGERGLARRAIAMELRRRGIDDDTAGEALEQVDDEDERDAAARLARKLVARTRTLDRDARVRRAASALARKGYGPGLAFAAVKDALAAEGEETEDLCDADSL encoded by the coding sequence ATGGACGCCGCCTCGGGGTCCCCGGGGGGCTCCGGAGCGACGCCAGGAGACCCATGGGGCGAGGAGGGCGGTCGCGGCGCGGGGAAGCGTCGCGGCCGCCCTCGCGGCCGTCCCGGGGGCGCCGGCGAGCGGCGCCCGCGCGAGAGGGCGACCCGCAAGACCGTCGCCGAGCGCATCGAGGCGGGCGAGCTCACGTCCGACGACGCCGTCGACCTCGCCCGCGAGACGGTGCTGCGCATCCTCACTGCCGCGCCCAAGAGCCGTCACGAGCTCGAGCAGTCCCTCGCCCGCAAGGGCTACCCGGAGCACGTCGTCGCTCCGGTCCTCGACCGCCTCGACGAGGTGGGCCTGGTCGACGACGCGGAGTACGCGCAGATGGTGGTGCGGACCCGGCACGGCGAGCGCGGGCTGGCCCGCCGGGCGATCGCGATGGAGCTGCGTCGCCGCGGCATCGACGACGACACCGCGGGGGAGGCCCTGGAGCAGGTGGACGACGAGGACGAGCGCGACGCGGCCGCGCGGCTCGCCCGCAAGCTCGTCGCCCGCACGCGCACCCTCGACCGCGATGCCCGCGTCCGGCGGGCGGCGTCCGCCCTCGCGCGCAAGGGCTACGGCCCTGGCCTTGCCTTCGCGGCCGTCAAGGACGCGCTGGCGGCCGAGGGCGAGGAGACGGAGGACCTCTGCGACGCGGACTCGCTGTGA